A genome region from Microplitis demolitor isolate Queensland-Clemson2020A chromosome 1, iyMicDemo2.1a, whole genome shotgun sequence includes the following:
- the LOC103568886 gene encoding protein AF-9, which translates to MAIRITLECGHTSMLRARTTPEGYTHDWDLYVRGVDNADISQYIKKVVFQLHDTFSNPKRILKSPPYSLKESGYAGFLLPIFVYLKNNDEPKKIQIQYDLQLQESGPPINNVIRHSELFINPSDDFRRKLLKGGGVVVSSIEEGHDKSESKLSVPMVGKPKLSGSDAKKHRVIEPKTTAAFVDLFGTPVSITKVSPENKNKTGDKTSYQKLPPDKSDKNDNKANKTKHSPHKDGKRDKSNGEEKEKKDKKGKDVTRDKERSKEKSKRPPSPVNSKNSHPSPSSKRPPSPGVAAVKKQQLSPPESGTTVKSSSPKIREKDHKKLVTEKPSSKDKDKVKEAPKSAAAGGGGTAGASAGSLEELKNDKKKKKYKDDKDSERKDKAREKDRDKVKEPKSSDSKKSLDKLDKHDKVEKDNKVQESKQLKDVKKSPKPVKDDRSSSKSRSDKSEVVDKVEKVKDARSDKDRQKHKHRKKEKKERTDDSRERERRDKRDKQKNYEKDSVAVTSNPPQTNSSSTADTHDRDNSSDSANSADEEDSKTLTSLKSEQETVRNTGGSESRPARPLSPGSDHVKRERPDKVKKDKLKPVRGSSAGTGSTAAGGGAGGAGGNTGNDEQRDNKKRKRRSDSKGEDEAPAVKREKDTGFSPPLEPVSSSQSPVTVEVTAGYPTVKELPEEMETAKQEFEHETEQIAPDSTNSVLIESETDEPLVFSEDYVSQLKDLQQKIMTLQDNQELQRVVQVIAATGQYEITRKTFDFDLCALDRRTVQRLQQFFSAS; encoded by the exons ATGGCAATCAGAATAACACTTGAATGCGGGCACACGTCGATGTTGAGAGCCCGGACTACTCCTGAAGGATACACCCACGACTGGGATTTGTATGTCAGAGGTGTTGACAATGCGGACATAAGCCAGTATATTAAGAAAG TTGTCTTTCAACTACACGATACCTTCTCGAACCCCAAGCGTATTCTCAAGAGTCCGCCGTATTCGCTCAAGGAGTCGGGCTACGCTGGTTTCTTGCTGCCTATTTTTGtttatctgaaaaataatgacgagcctaaaaaaattcagatacAGTACGACTTGCAATTACAAGAGAGTGGCCCTCCTATCAATAATGTCATACGTCATTcagaattatttatcaatccGTCAGATGATTTTCgtagaaaattattgaaaggcGGTGgt gtgGTGGTATCAAGTATTGAAGAAGGACATGATAAAAGTGAATCAAAACTATCTGTTCCAATGGTCGGTAAACCAAAACTAAGTGGTAGTGATGCTAAAAAACATCGCGTTATTGAACCAAAAACTACAGCAGcatttgttgatttatttggTACGCCAGTAAGTATAACAAAAGTATCgccggaaaataaaaataagactgGTGATAAAACGagttatcaaaaattaccACCTGATAAATCggataaaaatgataacaaggctaataaaacaaaacacaGTCCTCATAAGGATGGCAAACGTGATAAAAGTAATGGTgaagaaaaagagaaaaaagataaaaaaggtAAAGATGTTACGAGGGATAAAGAACGGAGTAAAGAGAAGAGCAAACGACCTCCTAGTCCCGtgaatagtaaaaatagtCATCCGAGTCCTAGTAGTAAAAGACCCCCCTCGCCGGGAGTTGCAGCTGTCAAGAAGCAACAGCTCAGCCCCCCGGAATCGGGGACTACGGTTAAGTCTTCGTCGCCTAAAATACGTGAGAAAGATCACAAAAAATTGGTGACGGAGAAACCGAGTAgtaaagataaagataaagtCAAGGAGGCTCCTAAGAGTGCGGCTGCTGGTGGGGGTGGGACTGCTGGTGCTAGTGCCGGATCACTCGAGGAATTGAAGAATgataagaagaagaaaaaatataaagatgaTAAAGATAGCGAGCGCAAGGACAAGGCGCGTGAAAAGGACCGTGATAAAGTTAAAGAACCAAAGAGTTCGGATAGTAAAAAGAGTCTGGATAAATTGGATAAACATGATAAGGTTGAGAAAGACAATAAAGTCCAGGAGAGCAAGCAGCTGAAAGATGTTAAAAAATCACCCAAACCTGTCAAAGATGATCGCAGCAGTTCTAAATCCAGGAGCGATAAGTCCGAGGTGGTGGATAAGGTGGAGAAGGTAAAAGATGCGCGCAGTGATAAGGACAGACAGAAACACAAGCACCggaaaaaagagaaaaaggaGCGGACGGACGACAGCCGCGAACGCGAGAGACGGGACAAGAGggataaacagaaaaattatgaaaaagatTCAGTTGCTGTTACGAGCAATCCGCCCCAGACTAACTCTTCATCTACTGCGGATACTCATGATCGTGACAATAGCAGCGACTCGGCCAACTCTGCTGACGAAGAGGACTCCAAGACTTTGACGAGCCTGAAAAGTGAACAAGAGACTGTTAGAAATACTGGTGGGTCAGAAAGTCGACCGGCAAGGCCGTTATCACCAGGTTCTGATCATGTGAAACGTGAACGCCCggacaaagtaaaaaaagataaattaaagcCCGTTCGTGGGAGCAGTGCTGGTACTGGTAGTACAGCTGCTGGAGGTGGAGCGGGAGGGGCTGGAGGTAACACTGGTAATGATGAACAGCGggacaataaaaaaagaaaaagacgCAGTGACAGCAAAGGTGAGGACGAGGCTCCAGCAGTTAAACGTGAAAAAGACACTGGATTCTCGCCACCATTAGAACCCGTATCTTCAAGCCAATCACCAGTGACCGTTGAAGTGACAGCCGGGTATCCGACAGTGAAAGAATTGCCCGAAGAAATGGAAACAGCGAAACAAGAATTCGAGCATGAAACCGAACAAATAGCCCCCGACTCGACCAATAGCGTACTGATTGAATCGGAAACAGACGAGCCTTTAGTATTTTCCGAAGACTACGTGTCCCAGCTTAAAGACTTGcagcaaaaaataatgacCCTCCAGGACAATCAAGAGCTACAGCGTGTCGTCCAAGTAATAGCGGCCACTGGCCAGTATGAAATAACCCGCAAGACCTTTGACTTCGACCTCTGCGCCCTGGACCGCAGAACAGTACAACGCTTGCAGCAGTTCTTCTCTGCGTCTTGA